One Ictalurus furcatus strain D&B chromosome 25, Billie_1.0, whole genome shotgun sequence DNA window includes the following coding sequences:
- the LOC128600980 gene encoding phospholipase B1, membrane-associated-like isoform X2: protein MNDICDYCKDKSLFSVENFIHYMATSLEMLMNEVPRMIVNVVQILPMETLREVQKPTPGCLLQRSFCSCLVKPASDSAELKELIDINLQFQKALEQLLRTDRFYKRDFAVVLQPFLKYADPPRLPNGKIDMSFFTPDCFHFTIKGHEELAKGLWNNMFQPEGEKFMVESFSTPIQLMCPPPVKLLLFYKSHHLLFKLHPFPAHCFFYYLFSSLSLCLLVFEIQDHPYIYTKPSAVRSDASVPAGARLTALLFRSALVSFLFSC, encoded by the exons ATGAACGATATCTGTGATTACTGCAAGGACAAG TCGCTGTTCTCAGTGGAGAACTTCATCCACTACATGGCCACGTCCTTGGAGATGCTGATGAACGAG GTTCCTCGAATGATCGTGAACGTGGTTCAGATTTTACCCATGGAGACGCTGAGGGAGGTGCAGAAGCCCACGCCTGGCTGTCTACTCCAGAG GTCCTTCTGCTCGTGTCTGGTGAAGCCAGCCTCGGACTCTGCTGAGCTTAAAGAGCTGATTGACATCAACCTCCAGTTCCAG AAAGCTCTAGAGCAGCTTCTCCGTACTGACCGGTTCTATAAACGCGACTTCGCTGTGGTTCTTCAGCCGTTTCTGAAATACGCAGACCCTCCACGACTTCCT AACGGGAAGATTGACATGAGCTTCTTCACCCCGGACTGTTTCCACTTCACCATTAAAGGACACGAAGAGCTGGCCAAGGGTCTCTGGAACAACATG TTCCAGCCTGAAGGGGAGAAGTTTATGGTTGAGAGTTTTTCGACCCCGATTCAGCTCATGTGTCCTCCTCCGGTAAAGCTTCTACTGTTTTACAAATCTCATCACCTTCTCTTCAAACTTCATCCATTTCCtgctcattgttttttttattatttattctcttctctctctctttgtcttctgGTATTTGAAATCCAGGACCACCCGTACATCTACACCAAGCCGAGTGCTGTGAGGAGTGACGCGTCTGTACCTGCAGGAGCTCGGCTCACCGCGCTCCTCTTCCGCTCCGCGCTCGTGTCGTTCCTTTTCTCCTGCTAG
- the LOC128600980 gene encoding phospholipase B1, membrane-associated-like isoform X1 translates to MNDICDYCKDKVESSSCSTRETCLVWTCNSVFISSLFSVENFIHYMATSLEMLMNEVPRMIVNVVQILPMETLREVQKPTPGCLLQRSFCSCLVKPASDSAELKELIDINLQFQKALEQLLRTDRFYKRDFAVVLQPFLKYADPPRLPNGKIDMSFFTPDCFHFTIKGHEELAKGLWNNMFQPEGEKFMVESFSTPIQLMCPPPVKLLLFYKSHHLLFKLHPFPAHCFFYYLFSSLSLCLLVFEIQDHPYIYTKPSAVRSDASVPAGARLTALLFRSALVSFLFSC, encoded by the exons ATGAACGATATCTGTGATTACTGCAAGGACAAGGTCGAGAGTTCCAGCTGCTCCACCCGTGAAACGTGTTTAGTGTGGACGTGTAACAGCGTATttatatct TCGCTGTTCTCAGTGGAGAACTTCATCCACTACATGGCCACGTCCTTGGAGATGCTGATGAACGAG GTTCCTCGAATGATCGTGAACGTGGTTCAGATTTTACCCATGGAGACGCTGAGGGAGGTGCAGAAGCCCACGCCTGGCTGTCTACTCCAGAG GTCCTTCTGCTCGTGTCTGGTGAAGCCAGCCTCGGACTCTGCTGAGCTTAAAGAGCTGATTGACATCAACCTCCAGTTCCAG AAAGCTCTAGAGCAGCTTCTCCGTACTGACCGGTTCTATAAACGCGACTTCGCTGTGGTTCTTCAGCCGTTTCTGAAATACGCAGACCCTCCACGACTTCCT AACGGGAAGATTGACATGAGCTTCTTCACCCCGGACTGTTTCCACTTCACCATTAAAGGACACGAAGAGCTGGCCAAGGGTCTCTGGAACAACATG TTCCAGCCTGAAGGGGAGAAGTTTATGGTTGAGAGTTTTTCGACCCCGATTCAGCTCATGTGTCCTCCTCCGGTAAAGCTTCTACTGTTTTACAAATCTCATCACCTTCTCTTCAAACTTCATCCATTTCCtgctcattgttttttttattatttattctcttctctctctctttgtcttctgGTATTTGAAATCCAGGACCACCCGTACATCTACACCAAGCCGAGTGCTGTGAGGAGTGACGCGTCTGTACCTGCAGGAGCTCGGCTCACCGCGCTCCTCTTCCGCTCCGCGCTCGTGTCGTTCCTTTTCTCCTGCTAG
- the LOC128600980 gene encoding phospholipase B1, membrane-associated-like isoform X3 has product MNDICDYCKDKVESSSCSTRETCLVWTCNSVFISSLFSVENFIHYMATSLEMLMNEVPRMIVNVVQILPMETLREVQKPTPGCLLQRSFCSCLVKPASDSAELKELIDINLQFQKALEQLLRTDRFYKRDFAVVLQPFLKYADPPRLPNGKIDMSFFTPDCFHFTIKGHEELAKGLWNNMFQPEGEKFMVESFSTPIQLMCPPPDHPYIYTKPSAVRSDASVPAGARLTALLFRSALVSFLFSC; this is encoded by the exons ATGAACGATATCTGTGATTACTGCAAGGACAAGGTCGAGAGTTCCAGCTGCTCCACCCGTGAAACGTGTTTAGTGTGGACGTGTAACAGCGTATttatatct TCGCTGTTCTCAGTGGAGAACTTCATCCACTACATGGCCACGTCCTTGGAGATGCTGATGAACGAG GTTCCTCGAATGATCGTGAACGTGGTTCAGATTTTACCCATGGAGACGCTGAGGGAGGTGCAGAAGCCCACGCCTGGCTGTCTACTCCAGAG GTCCTTCTGCTCGTGTCTGGTGAAGCCAGCCTCGGACTCTGCTGAGCTTAAAGAGCTGATTGACATCAACCTCCAGTTCCAG AAAGCTCTAGAGCAGCTTCTCCGTACTGACCGGTTCTATAAACGCGACTTCGCTGTGGTTCTTCAGCCGTTTCTGAAATACGCAGACCCTCCACGACTTCCT AACGGGAAGATTGACATGAGCTTCTTCACCCCGGACTGTTTCCACTTCACCATTAAAGGACACGAAGAGCTGGCCAAGGGTCTCTGGAACAACATG TTCCAGCCTGAAGGGGAGAAGTTTATGGTTGAGAGTTTTTCGACCCCGATTCAGCTCATGTGTCCTCCTCCG GACCACCCGTACATCTACACCAAGCCGAGTGCTGTGAGGAGTGACGCGTCTGTACCTGCAGGAGCTCGGCTCACCGCGCTCCTCTTCCGCTCCGCGCTCGTGTCGTTCCTTTTCTCCTGCTAG
- the LOC128600973 gene encoding protein sel-1 homolog 1-like, whose amino-acid sequence MGLKGRMHFTQKTFCFLLLLFSIISFKVTAEVEQEGDDDQETGFSQFSHDDKSDDDDDEDEIVVTGHSVTPEEAAEMKAELQREDTRERGEESEPEEIQKEDLPSQPPPTDAKPREVPMVIGGTASGEPCLFPFLFLGTEYMDCTTEGREDGRLWCATTYDYERDKKWGFCETEEQAEKRRLAEEAEEQYQHTLRLLNNTSRKSQKRELYEKLVKVAEMGHTKAMEKVGYAMLLGDYLPQNVQQAREIFEKLALEGSPKSQTALGFLYAAGLGVNSSQAKALVYYTFGALGGNLIAHMILGYRYWGGVGVPQSCESALTHYRLVANHVASDVSLTGGSAVQRIRLLDELENPGSPSGMLEEDLIQYYQFLAEKGDVQAQVGLGQLHLHGGRGVEQNHQRAYEYFNQAANAGNTHAMAFLGKMYSEGSEYIPQNNETALHYFKKASEQGNPVGQSGLGMAYLYGRGVPVNYELALKYFQKAAEQGWVDGQLQLGTMYYNGIGVKRDYKQALKFFNLASQAGHILAFYNLAQMHATGTGVMRSCHTAVELFKNVCERGRWSERLMSAYGSFKEGDMDSALVQYLLLAEQGYEVAQSNVAFILDQKQSQIFSDNETYPRALLHWTRAAAQGYTVARIKLGDYHFYGYGTDVDYETAMIHYRLASEQQHSAQAMFNLGYMHEKGLGIKQDIHLAKRFYDMAAEASPDAQVPVFLALCKLGLVYTLQYFQELNLKELLSQVDLDQLLGPEWDLYLMTVIALLLGTVIAYRQRQHQPVPRAPPAPPRPVPQPEQAGPAPEPDRD is encoded by the exons ATGGGTTTGAAAGGCAGGATGCATTTTACACAGAAGACTTTCTGCTTTCTGCTGCTGCTCTTCTCAATCATCAGCTTTAAAGTGACAGCTG AAGTGGAACAAGAAGGCGATGATGACCAGGAGACCGGTTTTTCTCAG TTTTCACATGATGACAAGAGcgacgatgatgacgacgaGGACGAGATCGTCGTGACGGGACACTCGGTTACCCCCGAAGAAGCGGCCGAGATGAAGGCGGAGCTTCAGCGCGAGGACACGAGAGAGCGAGGGGAGGAGAGCGAACCGGAGGAGATCCAGAAGGAGGACCTTCCAAGCCAACCTCCTCCTACAGACGCGAAGCCCAGGGAGG TTCCCATGGTGATAGGTGGCACAGCCTCCGGGGAGCCCTGCCTGTTTCCCTTCCTGTTCCTGGGGACGGAGTACATGGACTGTACCACCGAGGGCCGGGAGGACGGCCGACTGTGGTGTGCAACCACCTACGACTACGAGCGCGACAAGAAATGGGGTTTCTGTGAAA CGGAGGAGCAGGCAGAGAAGCGGAGGCTGGCGGAGGAGGCGGAGGAGCAGTaccaacacacactcagactcCTGAACAACACCAGCAGAAAGAGtcagaagagaga GTTGTATGAGAAGCTGGTGAAGGTGGCGGAGATGGGTCACACCAAGGCCATGGAGAAGGTGGGCTACGCCATGCTGCTGGGAGATTACCTTCCTCAGAACGTTCAGCAAGCCAGGGAGATTTTTGAGAAGCTGGCGCTCGAGGGCTCGCCCAAATCCCAGACG GCTCTGGGGTTCCTCTACGCAGCTGGATTAGGAGTGAACTCCAGTCAAGCCAAA GCGTTGGTGTATTACACGTTCGGAGCTCTGGGAGGAAACCTGATCGCACACATGATCCTG ggttacAGGTACTGGGGAGGTGTTGGGGTTCCTCAGAGCTGCGAGTCCGCCCTCACTCACTACAGACTGGTAGCCAATCACG TGGCCAGTGACGTGTCCCTGACGGGGGGCAGTGCGGTGCAGAGGATCAGGCTGCTGGACGAGTTGGAGAACCCCGGTTCTCCTAGTGGTATGCTGGAGGAGGATCTGATCCAGTACTACCAGTTTCTGGCTGAAAAGGGGGACGTCCAGGCGCAG GTGGGTTTGGGTCAGTTACACTTACACGGAGGCCGAGGAGTGGAGCAGAATCATCAG agaGCTTATGAATACTTTAACCAGGCTGCTAATGCAGGAAACACACACGCTATGGCTTTCCTTGGAAAG atgtACTCCGAGGGCAGTGAGTATATACCCCAGAACAACGAGACAGCGCTGCATTACTTTAAGAAGGCCTCGGAGCAG GGGAACCCGGTGGGTCAGAGTGGACTCGGCATGGCCTACCTGTACGGTAGAGGCGTTCCTGTG AACTATGAGCTTGCACTCAAATACTTCCAGAAAGCTGCAGAGCAAGGCTGGGTGGATGGACAGCTACAGCTGGGAACTATGtactaca ACGGTATCGGAGTGAAGCGTGACTATAAGCAGGCTCTGAAGTTCTTTAACCTGGCGTCTCAGGCGGGTCACATCCTGGCCTTCTATAACCTGGCTCAGATGCACGCTACAGGAACCGGAGTGATGCGCTCCTGTCACACGGCTGTGGAG ctGTTTAAGAACGTGTGTGAGCGCGGCCGGTGGTCAGAGAGGCTGATGAGTGCTTACGGCAGCTTTAAGGAGGGAGACATGGACTCTGCTCTGGTTCAGTATCTGCTCCTGGCTGAACAGGGCTACGAGGTGGCGCAGAGTAACGTCGCCTTCATCCTCGACCAGA agcaGTCCCAGATCTTCAGTGATAATGAAACCTACCCTCGAGCTCTCCTTCACTGGACCAGAGCGGCTGCTCAAG GTTACACAGTGGCCAGGATTAAGCTGGGTGATTATCATTTCTATGGTTACGGCACTGATGTGGATTACGAGACGGCGATGATCCACTACAGACTGGCGTCTGAGCAGCAGCACAGCGCACAGGCCATGTTCAACCTGGGATACATGCACGAGAAAGGCCTTGGCATTAAACAG GACATCCATCTGGCTAAGCGTTTCTATGACATGGCCGCAGAGGCGAGTCCTGACGCCCAGGTGCCCGTGTTCCTCGCCCTGTGCAAACTGGGACTTGTCTACACGCTGCAGTACTTCCAGGAGCTGAAC CTGAAGGAGCTTCTCTCTCAGGTGGATCTGGACCAGTTGCTGGGTCCAGAGTGGGATCTTTACCTCATGACCGTGATCGCTCTGCTCCTGGGTACCGTCATCGCGTACAGACAGAGACAGCACCAACCCGTACCGAGAGCCCCGCCCGCCCCGCCCAGACCCGTCCCCCAGCCGGAGCAGGCCGGCCCCGCCCCCGAACCCGACCGCGATTGA